In a single window of the Necator americanus strain Aroian chromosome X, whole genome shotgun sequence genome:
- a CDS encoding hypothetical protein (NECATOR_CHRX.G26580.T4), which translates to MEELQYLYMESQIPAAITVRRSSANRGLQKWLETGKRPSDPLERAHVEVKVLDFTVCLHHADHHELSCKYAPVLRGFGEKEPLNRFGALLSRRQQPSRRRVMVDYYAAPPAFHQQHQPGYDYTQQEEEWDREGLLDPAWEKQQKKTFTAWCNSHLRKAGTSIELIEEDFRNGLKLMLLLEVISGEPLPRPDRGKMRFHKIANVNKALEYIESKGVKLVSIGAEEIVDGNVKMTLGLIWTIILRFAIQDINVEELSARDGLLLWCQRKTAPYNNVNVQNFHTSWKDGLAFCALIHRHRPDLLDYYQLHKGDPLHNLNLAFDVAEKHLDIPRMLDAEDMVNSHPDEKAVMTYVSCYYHYFSGMRKAETAANRICRVLKVNQENEKMMQEYEHLASDLLAWINHWMPWLANRTTDDSLPMAQKKLDDYRNYRRHEKPPRIEDKGRLETLFNTLQTRLRLSNRPAFLPRDGHLVKDINNAWKNLEDSEKGFEEWLLSEIMRLERLEHLAEKFRRKCALHEEWSHGKEEALRSQDWKSCGLYKIKALRKRHEAFESDLGAHQDRVEQIALIARELNNLRYPDIGPINARCQAICSQWDRLGQLAAQRRTALEEAERVAERLDALYLDFAKRAAPFNNWLDGAREDLADLVIVHEMREIQELCAAHDQFKSTLGDADREFASISGIEQEIERLVESHGLDRELLRNPYTDLSASEIRRKWGEVQQAVPRRDGQLQSELRRQQNNERLRSIFADKANQVGPWLERELEKVLAIGLGGRGRLEDAVYQLRGIHQDALHYKPNLDELERIHQEMQENFVFENRKSRYSMESLRVGWESLITSINRTINELENQILMRDSKGISEEQINEYRASFNHFDKDRQGLDPEQMRSCLISVGYNIRPGREGDADLHRILSHVDPNRMGRVPFDAFLDFMTAEAADTDTVEQMIDSFRILAAGKPFITADELRRELPADQAAYCMQRMALSNDPQAPHGSFDYVTFSRSLYNQ; encoded by the exons GCGCAGGGTTATGGTGGACTACTACGCTGCTCCACCGGCGTTCCACCAACAACACCAACCTGGGTACGATTACACGCAGCAGGAAGAGGAATGGGATCGTGAAGGATTATTGGATCCAGCATGGGAGAAACAACAGAAGAAG ACATTTACCGCCTGGTGCAACTCACACTTGAGGAAAGCTGGCACAAGCATCGAACTAATCGAGGAAGACTTTCGAAATG GATTGAAGTTGATGCTTCTGTTGGAGGTAATTTCCGGTGAACCTCTACCACGCCCGGATCGCGGCAAAATGCGTTTCCATAAGATCGCTAATGTCAACAAGGCTCTCGAGTATATCGAGAGTAAAGGAGTAAAACTCGTTTCCATCGGAGCCGAAG aaattgtcgATGGCAATGTAAAGATGACACTCGGACTCATCTGGACAATTATCCTACGTTTCGCCATCCAGGACATCAACGTCGAGG aattgTCCGCTCGTGATGGTCTACTGCTTTGGTGTCAACGAAAGACCGCTCCGTACAACAATGTGAATGTGCAGAACTTCCACACTTCATGGAAGGATGGTCTCGCCTTTTGTGCCCTTATTCATAGACACAG ACCAGATTTACTCGATTATTATCAACTGCACAAAGGTGATCCGTTACACAATCTCAATCTGGCTTTCGATGTCGCCGAGAAGCATCTGGACATCCCAAGAATGTTAGACGCCGAAG ACATGGTTAATTCTCATCCCGACGAGAAGGCCGTCATGACATACGTTTCGTGCTACTACCACTATTTCAGCGGAATGAGAAAG GCGGAAACGGCAGCAAACAGAATTTGCCGTGTGCTCAAAGTGAACCAGGAGAACGAGAAAATGATGCAGGAGTACGAACACCTCGCCAGCGAT CTTCTTGCATGGATAAATCACTGGATGCCATGGCTCGCCAACCGAACTACGGATGACAGCCTACCAATGGCGCAAAAGAAGCTCGACGATTATCGTAATTATCGACG GCACGAGAAGCCTCCTCGAATCGAGGATAAAGGTAGGCTCGAAACATTGTTCAACACACTGCAAACACGCCTTAGACTATCAAATAGACCTGCGTTTCTTCCAAGGGATGGCCACCTAGTGAAG GATATCAACAATGCATGGAAAAACCTCGAAGATTCCGAGAAAGGTTTCGAAGAATGGTTGCTTAGCGAAATTATGCG TCTGGAGCGCCTCGAACATTTGGCCGAGAAATTCCGTCGCAAGTGTGCTTTACATGAAGAATGGTCGCATGGTAAGGAAGAGGCGCTACGCAGCCAGGATTGGAAGAGCTGTGGCCTGTATAAGATCAAA GCTCTACGCAAACGCCATGAAGCGTTTGAGAGCGACCTTGGCGCTCACCAAGATCGAGTGGAGCAGATCGCTCTCATTGCTCGAGAGCTTAACAATCTCCGCTATCCAGACATTGGACCAATCAATGCTCGTTGTCAG GCTATCTGCTCACAGTGGGACCGCCTTGGACAACTGGCTGCACAACGACGAACTGCTCTGGAAGAAGCAGAGCGAGTTGCTGAGCGCCTTGATGCGCTCTATCTCGATTTTGCAAAGAG GGCTGCTCCCTTTAATAACTGGCTCGATGGTGCTCGTGAAGATCTCGCTGATCTCGTGATTGTGCACGAAATGAGGGAAATTCAAGAGCTTTGTGCTGCTCATGATCAATTCAAATCAACGCTTGGCGATGCTGACCGAGAATTCGCCAGCATTTCCGGGATTGAGCAG GAAATTGAGCGTCTGGTTGAAAGCCATGGACTTGATCGTGAGCTTTTGCGTAATCCATACACTGATCTCTCTGCATCGGAAATTCGTCGTAAATGGGGCGAAGTTCAGCAGGCGGTGCCCAGAAGAGACGGACAGCTGCAAAGCGAACTGCGAAGACAACAAA ATAACGAACGTCTACGTTCTATATTTGCTGACAAAGCGAACCAAGTTGGACCATGGCTGGAAAGGGAGTTGGAGAAG GTTCTGGCTATCGGGCTCGGAGGACGCGGACGTCTTGAAGATGCTGTGTATCAGCTGCGCGGAATCCACCAGGACGCCCTCCATTACAAGCCAAATTTGGATGAGCTGGAGAGGATCCATCAAGAAATGCAAGAGAACTTTGTGTTTGAGAACAGGAAGAGCCG GTATTCGATGGAATCACTTCGCGTTGGTTGGGAGAGTTTAATTACTAGCATAAATAGGACCATTAACGAACTTGAAAATCAG ATCCTCATGCGTGATAGTAAGGGAATATCCGAAGAACAAATTAACGAGTACCGTGCTTCGTTCAACCACTTCGACAAGGACAGGCAAGGTCTCGACCCTGAACAGATGCGTTCCTGCCTCATCTCTGTCGGCTACAACATTCGGCCAGGACGAGAG GGTGATGCAGATCTCCATCGCATCCTATCGCATGTTGATCCGAACCGAATGGGTCGTGTTCCATTCGATGCCTTCCTCGATTTCATGACCGCCGAAGCTGCTGATACGGATACTGTTGAACAAATGATAGATTCATTCCGTATTCTCGCGGCTGGAAAG CCATTCATCACAGCGGACGAGTTACGTCGGGAACTGCCAGCGGATCAGGCTGCATACTGCATGCAACGAATGGCTCTATCGAATGATCCTCAGGCGCCGCATGGCTCCTTTGACTACGTAACTTTCAGCCGAAGTCTATACAATCAGTAA
- a CDS encoding hypothetical protein (NECATOR_CHRX.G26580.T5) yields the protein MEELQYLYMESQIPAAITVRRSSANRGLQKWLETGKRPSDPLERAHVEVKVLDFTVCLHHADHHELSCKYAPVLRGFGEKEPLNRFGALLSRRQQPSRRRVMVDYYAAPPAFHQQHQPGYDYTQQEEEWDREGLLDPAWEKQQKKTFTAWCNSHLRKAGTSIELIEEDFRNGLKLMLLLEVISGEPLPRPDRGKMRFHKIANVNKALEYIESKGVKLVSIGAEEIVDGNVKMTLGLIWTIILRFAIQDINVEELSARDGLLLWCQRKTAPYNNVNVQNFHTSWKDGLAFCALIHRHRPDLLDYYQLHKGDPLHNLNLAFDVAEKHLDIPRMLDAEDAAVNPDEKSIMTYVSCFYHAFRNAPEVRSVRPPMKAPPPERDWRKEVLLSDMVNSHPDEKAVMTYVSCYYHYFSGMRKAETAANRICRVLKVNQENEKMMQEYEHLASDLLAWINHWMPWLANRTTDDSLPMAQKKLDDYRNYRRHEKPPRIEDKGRLETLFNTLQTRLRLSNRPAFLPRDGHLVKDINNAWKNLEDSEKGFEEWLLSEIMRLERLEHLAEKFRRKCALHEEWSHGKEEALRSQDWKSCGLYKIKALRKRHEAFESDLGAHQDRVEQIALIARELNNLRYPDIGPINARCQAICSQWDRLGQLAAQRRTALEEAERVAERLDALYLDFAKRAAPFNNWLDGAREDLADLVIVHEMREIQELCAAHDQFKSTLGDADREFASISGIEQEIERLVESHGLDRELLRNPYTDLSASEIRRKWGEVQQAVPRRDGQLQSELRRQQNNERLRSIFADKANQVGPWLERELEKVLAIGLGGRGRLEDAVYQLRGIHQDALHYKPNLDELERIHQEMQENFVFENRKSRYSMESLRVGWESLITSINRTINELENQILMRDSKGISEEQINEYRASFNHFDKDRQGLDPEQMRSCLISVGYNIRPGREGDADLHRILSHVDPNRMGRVPFDAFLDFMTAEAADTDTVEQMIDSFRILAAGKPFITADELRRELPADQAAYCMQRMALSNDPQAPHGSFDYVTFSRSLYNQ from the exons GCGCAGGGTTATGGTGGACTACTACGCTGCTCCACCGGCGTTCCACCAACAACACCAACCTGGGTACGATTACACGCAGCAGGAAGAGGAATGGGATCGTGAAGGATTATTGGATCCAGCATGGGAGAAACAACAGAAGAAG ACATTTACCGCCTGGTGCAACTCACACTTGAGGAAAGCTGGCACAAGCATCGAACTAATCGAGGAAGACTTTCGAAATG GATTGAAGTTGATGCTTCTGTTGGAGGTAATTTCCGGTGAACCTCTACCACGCCCGGATCGCGGCAAAATGCGTTTCCATAAGATCGCTAATGTCAACAAGGCTCTCGAGTATATCGAGAGTAAAGGAGTAAAACTCGTTTCCATCGGAGCCGAAG aaattgtcgATGGCAATGTAAAGATGACACTCGGACTCATCTGGACAATTATCCTACGTTTCGCCATCCAGGACATCAACGTCGAGG aattgTCCGCTCGTGATGGTCTACTGCTTTGGTGTCAACGAAAGACCGCTCCGTACAACAATGTGAATGTGCAGAACTTCCACACTTCATGGAAGGATGGTCTCGCCTTTTGTGCCCTTATTCATAGACACAG ACCAGATTTACTCGATTATTATCAACTGCACAAAGGTGATCCGTTACACAATCTCAATCTGGCTTTCGATGTCGCCGAGAAGCATCTGGACATCCCAAGAATGTTAGACGCCGAAG ACGCTGCGGTCAATCCGGACGAAAAGTCGATCATGACGTACGTGTCATGCTTTTACCATGCGTTCCGAAATGCTCCAGAAGTACGTTCGGTTCGACCGCCCATGAAGGCACCACCTCCAGAAAGGGATTGGCGTAAGGAA GTGTTGCTTTCAGACATGGTTAATTCTCATCCCGACGAGAAGGCCGTCATGACATACGTTTCGTGCTACTACCACTATTTCAGCGGAATGAGAAAG GCGGAAACGGCAGCAAACAGAATTTGCCGTGTGCTCAAAGTGAACCAGGAGAACGAGAAAATGATGCAGGAGTACGAACACCTCGCCAGCGAT CTTCTTGCATGGATAAATCACTGGATGCCATGGCTCGCCAACCGAACTACGGATGACAGCCTACCAATGGCGCAAAAGAAGCTCGACGATTATCGTAATTATCGACG GCACGAGAAGCCTCCTCGAATCGAGGATAAAGGTAGGCTCGAAACATTGTTCAACACACTGCAAACACGCCTTAGACTATCAAATAGACCTGCGTTTCTTCCAAGGGATGGCCACCTAGTGAAG GATATCAACAATGCATGGAAAAACCTCGAAGATTCCGAGAAAGGTTTCGAAGAATGGTTGCTTAGCGAAATTATGCG TCTGGAGCGCCTCGAACATTTGGCCGAGAAATTCCGTCGCAAGTGTGCTTTACATGAAGAATGGTCGCATGGTAAGGAAGAGGCGCTACGCAGCCAGGATTGGAAGAGCTGTGGCCTGTATAAGATCAAA GCTCTACGCAAACGCCATGAAGCGTTTGAGAGCGACCTTGGCGCTCACCAAGATCGAGTGGAGCAGATCGCTCTCATTGCTCGAGAGCTTAACAATCTCCGCTATCCAGACATTGGACCAATCAATGCTCGTTGTCAG GCTATCTGCTCACAGTGGGACCGCCTTGGACAACTGGCTGCACAACGACGAACTGCTCTGGAAGAAGCAGAGCGAGTTGCTGAGCGCCTTGATGCGCTCTATCTCGATTTTGCAAAGAG GGCTGCTCCCTTTAATAACTGGCTCGATGGTGCTCGTGAAGATCTCGCTGATCTCGTGATTGTGCACGAAATGAGGGAAATTCAAGAGCTTTGTGCTGCTCATGATCAATTCAAATCAACGCTTGGCGATGCTGACCGAGAATTCGCCAGCATTTCCGGGATTGAGCAG GAAATTGAGCGTCTGGTTGAAAGCCATGGACTTGATCGTGAGCTTTTGCGTAATCCATACACTGATCTCTCTGCATCGGAAATTCGTCGTAAATGGGGCGAAGTTCAGCAGGCGGTGCCCAGAAGAGACGGACAGCTGCAAAGCGAACTGCGAAGACAACAAA ATAACGAACGTCTACGTTCTATATTTGCTGACAAAGCGAACCAAGTTGGACCATGGCTGGAAAGGGAGTTGGAGAAG GTTCTGGCTATCGGGCTCGGAGGACGCGGACGTCTTGAAGATGCTGTGTATCAGCTGCGCGGAATCCACCAGGACGCCCTCCATTACAAGCCAAATTTGGATGAGCTGGAGAGGATCCATCAAGAAATGCAAGAGAACTTTGTGTTTGAGAACAGGAAGAGCCG GTATTCGATGGAATCACTTCGCGTTGGTTGGGAGAGTTTAATTACTAGCATAAATAGGACCATTAACGAACTTGAAAATCAG ATCCTCATGCGTGATAGTAAGGGAATATCCGAAGAACAAATTAACGAGTACCGTGCTTCGTTCAACCACTTCGACAAGGACAGGCAAGGTCTCGACCCTGAACAGATGCGTTCCTGCCTCATCTCTGTCGGCTACAACATTCGGCCAGGACGAGAG GGTGATGCAGATCTCCATCGCATCCTATCGCATGTTGATCCGAACCGAATGGGTCGTGTTCCATTCGATGCCTTCCTCGATTTCATGACCGCCGAAGCTGCTGATACGGATACTGTTGAACAAATGATAGATTCATTCCGTATTCTCGCGGCTGGAAAG CCATTCATCACAGCGGACGAGTTACGTCGGGAACTGCCAGCGGATCAGGCTGCATACTGCATGCAACGAATGGCTCTATCGAATGATCCTCAGGCGCCGCATGGCTCCTTTGACTACGTAACTTTCAGCCGAAGTCTATACAATCAGTAA
- a CDS encoding hypothetical protein (NECATOR_CHRX.G26580.T3) — protein sequence MEELQYLYMESQIPAAITVRRSSANRGLQKWLETGKRPSDPLERAHVEVKVLDFTVCLHHADHHELSCKYAPVLRGFGEKEPLNRFGALLSRRQQPSRRRVMVDYYAAPPAFHQQHQPGYDYTQQEEEWDREGLLDPAWEKQQKKTFTAWCNSHLRKAGTSIELIEEDFRNGLKLMLLLEVISGEPLPRPDRGKMRFHKIANVNKALEYIESKGVKLVSIGAEEIVDGNVKMTLGLIWTIILRFAIQDINVEELSARDGLLLWCQRKTAPYNNVNVQNFHTSWKDGLAFCALIHRHRPDLLDYYQLHKGDPLHNLNLAFDVAEKHLDIPRMLDAEDAAVNPDEKSIMTYVSCFYHAFRNAPEVRSVRPPMKAPPPERDWRKEAETAANRICRVLKVNQENEKMMQEYEHLASDLLAWINHWMPWLANRTTDDSLPMAQKKLDDYRNYRRHEKPPRIEDKGRLETLFNTLQTRLRLSNRPAFLPRDGHLVKDINNAWKNLEDSEKGFEEWLLSEIMRLERLEHLAEKFRRKCALHEEWSHGKEEALRSQDWKSCGLYKIKALRKRHEAFESDLGAHQDRVEQIALIARELNNLRYPDIGPINARCQAICSQWDRLGQLAAQRRTALEEAERVAERLDALYLDFAKRAAPFNNWLDGAREDLADLVIVHEMREIQELCAAHDQFKSTLGDADREFASISGIEQEIERLVESHGLDRELLRNPYTDLSASEIRRKWGEVQQAVPRRDGQLQSELRRQQNNERLRSIFADKANQVGPWLERELEKVLAIGLGGRGRLEDAVYQLRGIHQDALHYKPNLDELERIHQEMQENFVFENRKSRYSMESLRVGWESLITSINRTINELENQILMRDSKGISEEQINEYRASFNHFDKDRQGLDPEQMRSCLISVGYNIRPGREGDADLHRILSHVDPNRMGRVPFDAFLDFMTAEAADTDTVEQMIDSFRILAAGKPFITADELRRELPADQAAYCMQRMALSNDPQAPHGSFDYVTFSRSLYNQ from the exons GCGCAGGGTTATGGTGGACTACTACGCTGCTCCACCGGCGTTCCACCAACAACACCAACCTGGGTACGATTACACGCAGCAGGAAGAGGAATGGGATCGTGAAGGATTATTGGATCCAGCATGGGAGAAACAACAGAAGAAG ACATTTACCGCCTGGTGCAACTCACACTTGAGGAAAGCTGGCACAAGCATCGAACTAATCGAGGAAGACTTTCGAAATG GATTGAAGTTGATGCTTCTGTTGGAGGTAATTTCCGGTGAACCTCTACCACGCCCGGATCGCGGCAAAATGCGTTTCCATAAGATCGCTAATGTCAACAAGGCTCTCGAGTATATCGAGAGTAAAGGAGTAAAACTCGTTTCCATCGGAGCCGAAG aaattgtcgATGGCAATGTAAAGATGACACTCGGACTCATCTGGACAATTATCCTACGTTTCGCCATCCAGGACATCAACGTCGAGG aattgTCCGCTCGTGATGGTCTACTGCTTTGGTGTCAACGAAAGACCGCTCCGTACAACAATGTGAATGTGCAGAACTTCCACACTTCATGGAAGGATGGTCTCGCCTTTTGTGCCCTTATTCATAGACACAG ACCAGATTTACTCGATTATTATCAACTGCACAAAGGTGATCCGTTACACAATCTCAATCTGGCTTTCGATGTCGCCGAGAAGCATCTGGACATCCCAAGAATGTTAGACGCCGAAG ACGCTGCGGTCAATCCGGACGAAAAGTCGATCATGACGTACGTGTCATGCTTTTACCATGCGTTCCGAAATGCTCCAGAAGTACGTTCGGTTCGACCGCCCATGAAGGCACCACCTCCAGAAAGGGATTGGCGTAAGGAA GCGGAAACGGCAGCAAACAGAATTTGCCGTGTGCTCAAAGTGAACCAGGAGAACGAGAAAATGATGCAGGAGTACGAACACCTCGCCAGCGAT CTTCTTGCATGGATAAATCACTGGATGCCATGGCTCGCCAACCGAACTACGGATGACAGCCTACCAATGGCGCAAAAGAAGCTCGACGATTATCGTAATTATCGACG GCACGAGAAGCCTCCTCGAATCGAGGATAAAGGTAGGCTCGAAACATTGTTCAACACACTGCAAACACGCCTTAGACTATCAAATAGACCTGCGTTTCTTCCAAGGGATGGCCACCTAGTGAAG GATATCAACAATGCATGGAAAAACCTCGAAGATTCCGAGAAAGGTTTCGAAGAATGGTTGCTTAGCGAAATTATGCG TCTGGAGCGCCTCGAACATTTGGCCGAGAAATTCCGTCGCAAGTGTGCTTTACATGAAGAATGGTCGCATGGTAAGGAAGAGGCGCTACGCAGCCAGGATTGGAAGAGCTGTGGCCTGTATAAGATCAAA GCTCTACGCAAACGCCATGAAGCGTTTGAGAGCGACCTTGGCGCTCACCAAGATCGAGTGGAGCAGATCGCTCTCATTGCTCGAGAGCTTAACAATCTCCGCTATCCAGACATTGGACCAATCAATGCTCGTTGTCAG GCTATCTGCTCACAGTGGGACCGCCTTGGACAACTGGCTGCACAACGACGAACTGCTCTGGAAGAAGCAGAGCGAGTTGCTGAGCGCCTTGATGCGCTCTATCTCGATTTTGCAAAGAG GGCTGCTCCCTTTAATAACTGGCTCGATGGTGCTCGTGAAGATCTCGCTGATCTCGTGATTGTGCACGAAATGAGGGAAATTCAAGAGCTTTGTGCTGCTCATGATCAATTCAAATCAACGCTTGGCGATGCTGACCGAGAATTCGCCAGCATTTCCGGGATTGAGCAG GAAATTGAGCGTCTGGTTGAAAGCCATGGACTTGATCGTGAGCTTTTGCGTAATCCATACACTGATCTCTCTGCATCGGAAATTCGTCGTAAATGGGGCGAAGTTCAGCAGGCGGTGCCCAGAAGAGACGGACAGCTGCAAAGCGAACTGCGAAGACAACAAA ATAACGAACGTCTACGTTCTATATTTGCTGACAAAGCGAACCAAGTTGGACCATGGCTGGAAAGGGAGTTGGAGAAG GTTCTGGCTATCGGGCTCGGAGGACGCGGACGTCTTGAAGATGCTGTGTATCAGCTGCGCGGAATCCACCAGGACGCCCTCCATTACAAGCCAAATTTGGATGAGCTGGAGAGGATCCATCAAGAAATGCAAGAGAACTTTGTGTTTGAGAACAGGAAGAGCCG GTATTCGATGGAATCACTTCGCGTTGGTTGGGAGAGTTTAATTACTAGCATAAATAGGACCATTAACGAACTTGAAAATCAG ATCCTCATGCGTGATAGTAAGGGAATATCCGAAGAACAAATTAACGAGTACCGTGCTTCGTTCAACCACTTCGACAAGGACAGGCAAGGTCTCGACCCTGAACAGATGCGTTCCTGCCTCATCTCTGTCGGCTACAACATTCGGCCAGGACGAGAG GGTGATGCAGATCTCCATCGCATCCTATCGCATGTTGATCCGAACCGAATGGGTCGTGTTCCATTCGATGCCTTCCTCGATTTCATGACCGCCGAAGCTGCTGATACGGATACTGTTGAACAAATGATAGATTCATTCCGTATTCTCGCGGCTGGAAAG CCATTCATCACAGCGGACGAGTTACGTCGGGAACTGCCAGCGGATCAGGCTGCATACTGCATGCAACGAATGGCTCTATCGAATGATCCTCAGGCGCCGCATGGCTCCTTTGACTACGTAACTTTCAGCCGAAGTCTATACAATCAGTAA
- a CDS encoding hypothetical protein (NECATOR_CHRX.G26580.T1), producing the protein MRKAETAANRICRVLKVNQENEKMMQEYEHLASDLLAWINHWMPWLANRTTDDSLPMAQKKLDDYRNYRRHEKPPRIEDKGRLETLFNTLQTRLRLSNRPAFLPRDGHLVKDINNAWKNLEDSEKGFEEWLLSEIMRLERLEHLAEKFRRKCALHEEWSHGKEEALRSQDWKSCGLYKIKALRKRHEAFESDLGAHQDRVEQIALIARELNNLRYPDIGPINARCQAICSQWDRLGQLAAQRRTALEEAERVAERLDALYLDFAKRAAPFNNWLDGAREDLADLVIVHEMREIQELCAAHDQFKSTLGDADREFASISGIEQEIERLVESHGLDRELLRNPYTDLSASEIRRKWGEVQQAVPRRDGQLQSELRRQQNNERLRSIFADKANQVGPWLERELEKVLAIGLGGRGRLEDAVYQLRGIHQDALHYKPNLDELERIHQEMQENFVFENRKSRYSMESLRVGWESLITSINRTINELENQILMRDSKGISEEQINEYRASFNHFDKDRQGLDPEQMRSCLISVGYNIRPGREGDADLHRILSHVDPNRMGRVPFDAFLDFMTAEAADTDTVEQMIDSFRILAAGKPFITADELRRELPADQAAYCMQRMALSNDPQAPHGSFDYVTFSRSLYNQ; encoded by the exons ATGAGAAAG GCGGAAACGGCAGCAAACAGAATTTGCCGTGTGCTCAAAGTGAACCAGGAGAACGAGAAAATGATGCAGGAGTACGAACACCTCGCCAGCGAT CTTCTTGCATGGATAAATCACTGGATGCCATGGCTCGCCAACCGAACTACGGATGACAGCCTACCAATGGCGCAAAAGAAGCTCGACGATTATCGTAATTATCGACG GCACGAGAAGCCTCCTCGAATCGAGGATAAAGGTAGGCTCGAAACATTGTTCAACACACTGCAAACACGCCTTAGACTATCAAATAGACCTGCGTTTCTTCCAAGGGATGGCCACCTAGTGAAG GATATCAACAATGCATGGAAAAACCTCGAAGATTCCGAGAAAGGTTTCGAAGAATGGTTGCTTAGCGAAATTATGCG TCTGGAGCGCCTCGAACATTTGGCCGAGAAATTCCGTCGCAAGTGTGCTTTACATGAAGAATGGTCGCATGGTAAGGAAGAGGCGCTACGCAGCCAGGATTGGAAGAGCTGTGGCCTGTATAAGATCAAA GCTCTACGCAAACGCCATGAAGCGTTTGAGAGCGACCTTGGCGCTCACCAAGATCGAGTGGAGCAGATCGCTCTCATTGCTCGAGAGCTTAACAATCTCCGCTATCCAGACATTGGACCAATCAATGCTCGTTGTCAG GCTATCTGCTCACAGTGGGACCGCCTTGGACAACTGGCTGCACAACGACGAACTGCTCTGGAAGAAGCAGAGCGAGTTGCTGAGCGCCTTGATGCGCTCTATCTCGATTTTGCAAAGAG GGCTGCTCCCTTTAATAACTGGCTCGATGGTGCTCGTGAAGATCTCGCTGATCTCGTGATTGTGCACGAAATGAGGGAAATTCAAGAGCTTTGTGCTGCTCATGATCAATTCAAATCAACGCTTGGCGATGCTGACCGAGAATTCGCCAGCATTTCCGGGATTGAGCAG GAAATTGAGCGTCTGGTTGAAAGCCATGGACTTGATCGTGAGCTTTTGCGTAATCCATACACTGATCTCTCTGCATCGGAAATTCGTCGTAAATGGGGCGAAGTTCAGCAGGCGGTGCCCAGAAGAGACGGACAGCTGCAAAGCGAACTGCGAAGACAACAAA ATAACGAACGTCTACGTTCTATATTTGCTGACAAAGCGAACCAAGTTGGACCATGGCTGGAAAGGGAGTTGGAGAAG GTTCTGGCTATCGGGCTCGGAGGACGCGGACGTCTTGAAGATGCTGTGTATCAGCTGCGCGGAATCCACCAGGACGCCCTCCATTACAAGCCAAATTTGGATGAGCTGGAGAGGATCCATCAAGAAATGCAAGAGAACTTTGTGTTTGAGAACAGGAAGAGCCG GTATTCGATGGAATCACTTCGCGTTGGTTGGGAGAGTTTAATTACTAGCATAAATAGGACCATTAACGAACTTGAAAATCAG ATCCTCATGCGTGATAGTAAGGGAATATCCGAAGAACAAATTAACGAGTACCGTGCTTCGTTCAACCACTTCGACAAGGACAGGCAAGGTCTCGACCCTGAACAGATGCGTTCCTGCCTCATCTCTGTCGGCTACAACATTCGGCCAGGACGAGAG GGTGATGCAGATCTCCATCGCATCCTATCGCATGTTGATCCGAACCGAATGGGTCGTGTTCCATTCGATGCCTTCCTCGATTTCATGACCGCCGAAGCTGCTGATACGGATACTGTTGAACAAATGATAGATTCATTCCGTATTCTCGCGGCTGGAAAG CCATTCATCACAGCGGACGAGTTACGTCGGGAACTGCCAGCGGATCAGGCTGCATACTGCATGCAACGAATGGCTCTATCGAATGATCCTCAGGCGCCGCATGGCTCCTTTGACTACGTAACTTTCAGCCGAAGTCTATACAATCAGTAA